gggggtctcactATGGGGGAAGTCTGGTTCTATAACACCGGCCATAAAAATGCCAACTTGGTCAATAACTACTCAAAAAATTACGATCACTATAACATCAAAGAAGAAATTATCTACAGTGTAACAAATACactatactatatatacagaGTTTGGatccgccctggagtcagaaccgggatcatgaaatttacaattttggtagaggtcgtCCCGTtttacatcattatgcatttagttttttcttagagatatgcggttgtagagagaaagattttttgaaaatttgtcatttttggcAGTATTTGCCCCGCCAATAAAGCCCCGGGGGTGACGGAATCCTGTTATTTACAACTTATCTCCCCCCTGTTCCCATGATGCTCCATAACACATTTGAGAAGAATTCGAATAGTTACAAGAAAGActtaaatattacaattttggtaaagggctacctgtaCATTCTTAATGCCCATTTAGTTTCAGTTTAGTATCAATACCATTGAAGAAGATGCTTTTTAAATGCTTTACACATAGatattatatactgtataccaagtttggctccgccctggagtcagaacctttaCCCCAAAGATCAcgaaatctacaattttggaAGAGAccctcctgctctacatcactatgcatttagtttgtcATACATATATGCGGTAGTAgagcaatattttgaaattttgtcaaTTTTAGGCAGTTTTTTCTCCATTCCTAAAACCCCAGGGTCCAAGAGCCTTGAAATTtccaatttatgttccccttgtcccaaaaatgCTTCACACCAATTTTGAAAAGAGTTGGAATGGTAtataagaagaagttaaaaatgttcaattgttaacgtacAAACGAAgacgacggacgcagaccaattgcaatatgtcacctgagtttactcagtgACCTAAAACTAGAAAAGTCAAAAAGACGGACCAGGATAACACTTCCAATCACTGGGAGGGTTTTGGACTTATGATTTATCGTATTCCTCCCATCTGTCATAGAAAATTTTATGCAGGTTACTTTTGCATATCATCTTTTCTACAGCTAGTATACGCACTCTGAAAGCTCAATTGACTCCATGTCTAGTACAATATGTTCTTCATCAGGTACATCGTAATGACTAACATGGAATAAAGTTTGATATGATGATAATACAATAATTAAACAAAAACCTAAGAAGTAATGATAAGAAACTTAAGAAATAACACCTTAAATTTACAGACATGACACGACAAAACCAGTCACTAAAAGATTCAGATTAGTTCTCcaaaaaactttttcatcatGTGTATTCCCTTCTCAACTACACCAGGACTGTTCTTCTTAGACCGACGACGCGACTTGATTTTACGTCTTCCAGGGAACTCTTTGCCTACAGCGCTACTTATATCACTGCGAGTTCTACGGAAGTTTGTGTCTAAATTCTGATAATCTCTGTCGACCAGTGCCATTCTTTTCATTTCTTGAAGCATTTTGATCCTCCTATCGTATCCTGGCTGTCTTTCTGATTCCTCTGCTTGAATCATAAGATCTATGTGTTCAACGGTAGAGAGTGGATCCGGTCTCAAGGCAATCTCTTTCAGTCTCGTCTTGCATCGATTCATTTCATTCATCATATCCATAATGTTGTCCATGAGTTCATCAACGTCGGTGGTCAGTTCTTCTAAATACGTTTGGTGTGTTAATTTTTCTCCAATTGCTCTTTCGTATCTGTCCTTCATTTCTTGGTACGTCTTGGTAACAGTTTCAGTCGCATACGTAAATATGTATGGGGTATTTTTGTGTTCGTTCCAATAACAATTCTCAAAACAGATTCTGCAATAGCCATTGGTCATTGCCCAGCAGTTCATCTTGTTATTGTCGTCTGCAATTCTACAATCCTCATGGCAAGTTACATTGCATTGCAAACAATTTGTAACATGTTGACCTGGAGGCAAATCACATTGGTATTGCCTCGTTTCTTCTACCTCGTAAGTAAAATCTTTGTTGTTTTCGATGTCATTTTCGTGTCTATTAAATAAGTCGAGCTGTTCTCGTAGCTCACTTAACTTGGACAGGCCCGCGCTAATCTGTGGTCTTATACTGCTGATGATCGTTTTCAGTTGCTCTCTTTCGTGCAAGACATCCTTCGTCTGTGACAAACTTCTTGtttcaaatttcttcaaatgTTTGAAGAATGCTTCAAAACTTTTGCAACCCATTTCCCAGAAAAAAGGCGACAGTGCATTACTCTGAAGATTTTTGTTAACTGCAAATAATGCAGAATTGTTGAATTGAAAGGTCGAACCAAACGGGAGTTTAGCTTCCATTAAACATGCTAAAACTGGAGGATCTGCGCCATCTGCAAATGTTATCAACGTGCAGATATTCGACTCGATGTCTTTCCCAAAAAGGGACATAATCGCATGAAAGATATATCTCTGTACTGGTGTGAGACGCGCATCTGGTGCCTTGACAATAAAACAAACGGAATCCAAGTACAGGACTCCCTTATCTCCTTTTGCCGAAAATAGGTAGCGAACTTGGTCCACAATGTTATTATCTCGATCTATCCCCCTAGTATCTCCAAATCCGGGCGTGTCTATGATGTTAAGGGTATAGTCTAGTCTACTTCCCTTGTGTGGTGCAATTTTGTAAACTGTTATCCACTCCGTTTGCGATACTGCCTGCAAAACAATTTACAGTCATTCAATCAATACATTATGTACAGTTATcatttcatcatatttagttctTATTTATTGCTAGGCTCACAtgtaatagctctaaaacttcattgttatttcggatttcaaacatttcggttgagcatccctgaagagacattatttgtcgaaatgcgcatctggtgcatcaacattttGTACcgtatataagttttacattatgatccctgggtcgaggcctctgctggtggactgttagtccccgagggtctctacagcccagtagttaaGGACTAagttactagtttgaaaatacggatgtatatttaattgctagaaattcatttcaaaattcaggattatctccctcacgcatagctcttatccttagacgaatttgactccacttttttggcacactgtttttccctataatagctctaaaacttcattgttagttcggatttcaaacatttcggcttgagcatcactgaagagacattatttgtcgaaatgcgcatctggtgcatcaaaattggtaccgtataagttttatattatgtaCAAGCTTACTTGGTTTCCTGTTTTACGCCGTTCATCGTCTTCTAGTTTGACCAATGTAAATCGGAATGGATCTTCAAAACTCACACCCATCACATAATTGACAATGCCATCCACAAGCGTGCTTTTGCCGGATCCAGTGGAACCGACCAACATAATAGTTTTCTCTTCTTCCCGATTTCTTCTATTTGTCATGTCTCCTACAATATTACACATttggtaaagaaaacaaaaagaatttaacaactttttatacatactattcaaaatcATTAGGCTTTGAATGATTAACACTTTTATTCACCTAAGCATATTTGACGAATTTTATACTGTTCATTTCTAGCCCTAGGGTTTTCGTTTAATggtaattcaaattttgaaggaTTCCCACTAGTCAGCTGCTCTGAAAAACCAAGGAGATAAGACGCCAACGACTCTTGTGTTTTTATGCCCTCGTTTGCCGGACTGTAAGATCCTTCAATATCCCCTTTCACCCCTCGGACTTGGAAAATGTATGTGGTATTCGCCATCAGACCCTCTATGTTTAATTCGTTTTTGTTGATGTCAGTCTGAATAATTTTCCAGTTTTCTTTGCCGGATTTACTCTTGTATCGTATCTGATAACAGTCCACGTCATCACATCGTCCCCAGTGCAACTTAACCGAATCTGATTTTATCGTTGCTGCCATCGGTTTACCAGGAATCTACAAAATACAAGAATCAAATTAATAGTTGTAATATTCATCCTTGTATCGTCATTGATGAGTACTATGCAGGACACAATGGACCTCCCCTAAATTAGAAATCAGGACATCTGACCATTGAACGTCAAACCCGACTGTCTGCCACACTCCTTCCTCTTACATGTATGAGAAAGGGAAAACTATGTATGTGATTTTGAAAATCAACATTGTGTTCTATCATGTGTTTATGGACCAGCAATGGTACACGAGAGTTCCATATTGATCTGAATTTTAGAATAAAAACAGcatgatacaatcaatcaatcaatagaatAAAAACAAGCCGGTCACGGTAGCGTAGTGGTTAGAATGACCATAGCTTAGTGGTTAGAATGTTTGCTTCATGACTGGGAGGTTGTTAGTTCCAGTCCCGGTCATGCCATGGCTGAGTCAGACCTAACGGGTAGTGTTTGTTCCTTCACCAAATGCTAGGTATTCAGTAGTAAGAATTGTCGATCTTACGGACTGGACTTTTAAAACGGAAGTCACGTGTCGTGGCAGACGAGATCCCTGATAGCTACGGCTCTGACCGCCATACATATGTTTAAATATGAATGTACTGTGTATGTCTAGAACGAACAGGTAAACGGTATAATACACTTTGATACGGTGTGTATTGTGCAAGTTTATTGATTTACTGAATTAACTTACTGTGTATGTCTAGAACGAACGGGAGTACCGTAAACGGTATATAATACACTTATgcaaaatgcttacatagggtgtttttcttacgaCATAACTTAaagaactttgcttcaggtagtttCAGTCATCATCAGGCCGTAGCATACAGTGTACTTTCTTGGCATTGTATGAATAAACGGTCTTAGCTTAAAGCTGAAAAAGGAGGTAGGTTGACACATCAATAGTTCtctgtataaaatatttccccaaagaccaatttcaacaaatatctaaaacatcaaagaaaacttaaaattgttgaaaatcaaaatccttgcgcAATGCACATTTTAAGTTATTTACACATATCCTAGCTTCTGAACTGTGAGAGGATctaaaaggacaaaccatgtcctTTCATTTAACATAACATTTCCTCAAAATgaactaagttcaacaacctgtaattttcgcAAAATTTGACAATCAAAATCCCTGCCACATGCACATCATTCTTATCCATACAAAttctctgtaaaataagaagttcCTCACTTGCAAACTATGGAAGGAAAGCACACAAATAATGTACTCTCTTTGTCATAATTCCTCAAATCTGACAAAGTTCAATAACCTGtacttttctcaaaaacaattgatgaaaatgaaaatcctTGCCATGTGCACGccttcaatacccatataaacactctgtaaaataaaaagttcctcatttgaaatatatgggAGTGTTCACCAAACAAAGCATGTACTCTCTTCGTAATGTTTATTCAAAACGGACTACGTTCAACAACCTgtgaaaaattgaagaaaatcaaaatagtTCCCGCATGCACATCTTCATTACCCAAACAAACACTCCGTAAATCGAGATGGCTCTCAATTGAAAATTGTGACAAGAGTTCGTCAGACAAATTATTGCTAtctttcacctttcatgtagccTCCAtaacacaaaattttcaaataaagaggCAAATTTCCTTCAAGGGAGGTCGAAATGGATCTAAATTGCActatgatctagagtgatccacaaagaagctacatggCAAGTTTCAGCTTAATATGCgacagaaaaatgaaattagaaacagaaaactccgaacggacggacggacgtacagataTTGCTgaaccataatacgtcccgtctaaagacgggcgtataaaaagtgaaGGAAATGAACAGTGGGCAAACATCCcaaaaagaatgcaaaattaagagtagagcaAACATTGAACCACAATCCATGGAATGTGcatcaaaatatataatatgtaaaaaTACT
Above is a genomic segment from Ostrea edulis chromosome 3, xbOstEdul1.1, whole genome shotgun sequence containing:
- the LOC125674784 gene encoding uncharacterized protein LOC125674784 isoform X3, producing the protein MFWFQLTKLVTMLSLFEKQKIMCTICSAIGDNAEAMMVCKESDCNEKLCEACTKRHKKQKATAGHNVIKLKDDTPDANEFFCELCQDETVHGFGYCIDCTEPEVMCEKCCKRHIVSRKFRNHNISEDLKSLKLTHGQTPSVKTLISKSNGKMTGNSVVKHQASSVKPAVPPPAVAPRYHCEPCRFESKKVHATQFCLDCEEPEPMCRPCGQQHLKQKVGRGHQLSQSMQQFGSQKGMVHTSIKNLQQQFKGPKDIPGKPMAATIKSDSVKLHWGRCDDVDCYQIRYKSKSGKENWKIIQTDINKNELNIEGLMANTTYIFQVRGVKGDIEGSYSPANEGIKTQESLASYLLGFSEQLTSGNPSKFELPLNENPRARNEQYKIRQICLGDMTNRRNREEEKTIMLVGSTGSGKSTLVDGIVNYVMGVSFEDPFRFTLVKLEDDERRKTGNQAVSQTEWITVYKIAPHKGSRLDYTLNIIDTPGFGDTRGIDRDNNIVDQVRYLFSAKGDKGVLYLDSVCFIVKAPDARLTPVQRYIFHAIMSLFGKDIESNICTLITFADGADPPVLACLMEAKLPFGSTFQFNNSALFAVNKNLQSNALSPFFWEMGCKSFEAFFKHLKKFETRSLSQTKDVLHEREQLKTIISSIRPQISAGLSKLSELREQLDLFNRHENDIENNKDFTYEVEETRQYQCDLPPGQHVTNCLQCNVTCHEDCRIADDNNKMNCWAMTNGYCRICFENCYWNEHKNTPYIFTYATETVTKTYQEMKDRYERAIGEKLTHQTYLEELTTDVDELMDNIMDMMNEMNRCKTRLKEIALRPDPLSTVEHIDLMIQAEESERQPGYDRRIKMLQEMKRMALVDRDYQNLDTNFRRTRSDISSAVGKEFPGRRKIKSRRRSKKNSPGVVEKGIHMMKKFFGELI
- the LOC125674784 gene encoding uncharacterized protein LOC125674784 isoform X1 translates to MAHAPSNIKDSDEYRGEVSFKRLIKAHTPANVTDSDEYRGGDSFKRCIRKDGKIVEKQKIMCTICSAIGDNAEAMMVCKESDCNEKLCEACTKRHKKQKATAGHNVIKLKDDTPDANEFFCELCQDETVHGFGYCIDCTEPEVMCEKCCKRHIVSRKFRNHNISEDLKSLKLTHGQTPSVKTLISKSNGKMTGNSVVKHQASSVKPAVPPPAVAPRYHCEPCRFESKKVHATQFCLDCEEPEPMCRPCGQQHLKQKVGRGHQLSQSMQQFGSQKGMVHTSIKNLQQQFKGPKDIPGKPMAATIKSDSVKLHWGRCDDVDCYQIRYKSKSGKENWKIIQTDINKNELNIEGLMANTTYIFQVRGVKGDIEGSYSPANEGIKTQESLASYLLGFSEQLTSGNPSKFELPLNENPRARNEQYKIRQICLGDMTNRRNREEEKTIMLVGSTGSGKSTLVDGIVNYVMGVSFEDPFRFTLVKLEDDERRKTGNQAVSQTEWITVYKIAPHKGSRLDYTLNIIDTPGFGDTRGIDRDNNIVDQVRYLFSAKGDKGVLYLDSVCFIVKAPDARLTPVQRYIFHAIMSLFGKDIESNICTLITFADGADPPVLACLMEAKLPFGSTFQFNNSALFAVNKNLQSNALSPFFWEMGCKSFEAFFKHLKKFETRSLSQTKDVLHEREQLKTIISSIRPQISAGLSKLSELREQLDLFNRHENDIENNKDFTYEVEETRQYQCDLPPGQHVTNCLQCNVTCHEDCRIADDNNKMNCWAMTNGYCRICFENCYWNEHKNTPYIFTYATETVTKTYQEMKDRYERAIGEKLTHQTYLEELTTDVDELMDNIMDMMNEMNRCKTRLKEIALRPDPLSTVEHIDLMIQAEESERQPGYDRRIKMLQEMKRMALVDRDYQNLDTNFRRTRSDISSAVGKEFPGRRKIKSRRRSKKNSPGVVEKGIHMMKKFFGELI
- the LOC125674784 gene encoding uncharacterized protein LOC125674784 isoform X2 — its product is MGQFQTKMRVIYLSVFSKPEVINELDRTKNMFWFQLTKLVTMLSLFEKQKIMCTICSAIGDNAEAMMVCKESDCNEKLCEACTKRHKKQKATAGHNVIKLKDDTPDANEFFCELCQDETVHGFGYCIDCTEPEVMCEKCCKRHIVSRKFRNHNISEDLKSLKLTHGQTPSVKTLISKSNGKMTGNSVVKHQASSVKPAVPPPAVAPRYHCEPCRFESKKVHATQFCLDCEEPEPMCRPCGQQHLKQKVGRGHQLSQSMQQFGSQKGMVHTSIKNLQQQFKGPKDIPGKPMAATIKSDSVKLHWGRCDDVDCYQIRYKSKSGKENWKIIQTDINKNELNIEGLMANTTYIFQVRGVKGDIEGSYSPANEGIKTQESLASYLLGFSEQLTSGNPSKFELPLNENPRARNEQYKIRQICLGDMTNRRNREEEKTIMLVGSTGSGKSTLVDGIVNYVMGVSFEDPFRFTLVKLEDDERRKTGNQAVSQTEWITVYKIAPHKGSRLDYTLNIIDTPGFGDTRGIDRDNNIVDQVRYLFSAKGDKGVLYLDSVCFIVKAPDARLTPVQRYIFHAIMSLFGKDIESNICTLITFADGADPPVLACLMEAKLPFGSTFQFNNSALFAVNKNLQSNALSPFFWEMGCKSFEAFFKHLKKFETRSLSQTKDVLHEREQLKTIISSIRPQISAGLSKLSELREQLDLFNRHENDIENNKDFTYEVEETRQYQCDLPPGQHVTNCLQCNVTCHEDCRIADDNNKMNCWAMTNGYCRICFENCYWNEHKNTPYIFTYATETVTKTYQEMKDRYERAIGEKLTHQTYLEELTTDVDELMDNIMDMMNEMNRCKTRLKEIALRPDPLSTVEHIDLMIQAEESERQPGYDRRIKMLQEMKRMALVDRDYQNLDTNFRRTRSDISSAVGKEFPGRRKIKSRRRSKKNSPGVVEKGIHMMKKFFGELI